From the Chthoniobacterales bacterium genome, one window contains:
- a CDS encoding metal-dependent hydrolase has product MDSLTQITLGACVAAACVPPEQRRKAALVGAALGTLPDLDVFIDYGGPVENFTMHRGFSHSLFVLAGFGALLWIALRRLWPAARQAPGRWFAAIFLALLTHPLLDAHTAYGTQLFWPSGSNPVSWATIFIIDPLYTLPLLAGMIAVLIRPASKAAGRWLMAGLALSTLYLGWSWTARTIVTANAQRSLDAQGITDVRLFITPAPLNTLLWRVVAKTNGGYYEGLDSVVADDGSIEFIFRPSDDQALAAALPYVPAAQRLQWFANGFVGAAVQDDTLTMTDLRMGQHPDYVFRHSVARRGNPHWHAIEAQRLPTRIGTEFLASLWRRIWTDAAVTTGFTAPPRARPSSAGL; this is encoded by the coding sequence ATGGACTCACTGACCCAGATCACCCTCGGCGCGTGCGTGGCGGCGGCATGTGTCCCGCCGGAGCAGCGGCGCAAAGCCGCGCTGGTCGGCGCCGCACTCGGCACTTTGCCCGATCTGGATGTTTTTATCGATTACGGCGGACCAGTGGAAAACTTCACCATGCACCGCGGGTTCAGCCACTCGCTGTTTGTTTTGGCCGGATTCGGAGCATTGCTCTGGATCGCACTGCGAAGATTGTGGCCGGCCGCTCGCCAAGCACCGGGACGATGGTTCGCCGCCATCTTTCTCGCACTCCTCACCCATCCTCTGCTCGATGCGCACACTGCTTATGGCACACAACTTTTCTGGCCGTCCGGATCCAACCCGGTTTCCTGGGCCACGATCTTCATCATCGACCCGCTTTACACACTGCCGCTGCTCGCCGGAATGATCGCCGTTCTCATCCGCCCCGCATCGAAAGCTGCCGGACGGTGGCTAATGGCCGGACTGGCCTTGAGCACGCTTTACCTCGGATGGTCCTGGACTGCTCGGACCATTGTCACAGCCAACGCCCAACGGAGCCTCGATGCCCAAGGCATCACCGATGTGCGGCTCTTCATCACCCCCGCACCCCTCAACACGCTGCTGTGGCGCGTGGTGGCAAAGACCAACGGCGGCTACTACGAGGGACTCGACTCGGTTGTGGCCGACGACGGGTCCATCGAGTTCATTTTCCGTCCATCGGACGACCAAGCGCTCGCCGCCGCGCTTCCTTACGTTCCCGCGGCACAGCGACTGCAATGGTTCGCCAACGGCTTCGTCGGCGCGGCTGTGCAGGATGACACGCTCACCATGACCGATCTGCGCATGGGACAGCACCCTGACTACGTTTTCCGCCATTCGGTGGCGCGACGTGGGAATCCGCACTGGCATGCCATCGAAGCACAGCGGTTGCCAACCAGGATTGGAACAGAATTCCTTGCTTCGCTCTGGCGGCGAATCTGGACCGATGCGGCCGTGACGACCGGATTTACTGCGCCGCCACGCGCCCGCCCCAGCTCTGCAGGACTTTGA
- a CDS encoding dihydroorotate dehydrogenase-like protein, producing MDLTTEYLGLKLKNPLIPGASPLVDDLDNVRRLEDAGAPAVVMHSLFEEQIAMEARAEMEDVDAHEYSFAEAATYLPAADQFPLGPDTYLEQIAKIKRTVGIPVIASLNGVTAGGWIAYAKLMQDAGADAIELNTYFLPTDPGKSSADVEAQVVDITRAVAAKVTVPVAVKLSPFFTALPHFVRQLQDAGARGLVLFNRFYQPDLDVEELEVRPTLQLSDPYELRLRLRWLAILSTTVTADLSASGGVHTGLDAIKAVMAGATTVQLVSVLLRQGPGHFAEVLRFFANWLEEHEYASLSQLRGSMNLRTCPDPAAFERANYLKVLQSWGGRVAAQ from the coding sequence ATGGATCTGACCACCGAATATCTCGGCCTGAAGCTCAAAAACCCGCTGATTCCTGGTGCTTCGCCCTTGGTGGACGATTTGGACAATGTGCGGCGGCTCGAGGATGCCGGGGCACCGGCCGTGGTGATGCATTCGCTTTTCGAGGAGCAGATTGCCATGGAGGCGCGGGCTGAGATGGAGGATGTCGATGCCCACGAATACTCGTTCGCCGAAGCAGCCACCTACCTTCCGGCGGCCGACCAGTTTCCCCTCGGGCCGGACACTTATCTGGAGCAGATTGCGAAGATCAAGCGGACGGTGGGCATTCCCGTGATCGCCTCGCTCAATGGCGTCACTGCCGGCGGTTGGATCGCTTACGCGAAGCTCATGCAGGATGCGGGTGCGGATGCGATCGAACTCAACACGTATTTCCTTCCGACCGATCCCGGAAAAAGCTCCGCCGATGTCGAGGCGCAGGTGGTAGATATCACGCGGGCGGTCGCGGCCAAGGTCACGGTGCCGGTGGCGGTGAAGTTGTCTCCGTTTTTCACGGCGCTACCGCATTTCGTCCGCCAATTGCAGGATGCCGGCGCGCGTGGTTTGGTGCTCTTCAACCGATTCTACCAACCCGATCTGGATGTGGAGGAATTGGAAGTCCGGCCGACCCTGCAGTTGTCGGATCCTTACGAGTTGCGTTTGCGACTGCGCTGGCTGGCCATCCTCAGCACAACGGTCACGGCGGACCTTTCCGCGAGCGGTGGTGTTCATACCGGCTTGGATGCGATCAAGGCCGTGATGGCCGGCGCGACGACCGTCCAGCTTGTATCCGTGCTGCTGCGCCAAGGTCCCGGCCATTTCGCCGAAGTGCTGCGTTTCTTTGCCAATTGGCTCGAAGAGCACGAATACGCCAGCCTCTCGCAGTTGCGCGGCAGCATGAATCTCCGCACGTGTCCGGACCCTGCGGCATTCGAGCGTGCCAACTATCTCAAAGTCCTGCAGAGCTGGGGCGGGCGCGTGGCGGCGCAGTAA
- a CDS encoding type II toxin-antitoxin system prevent-host-death family antitoxin, which yields MVLFFNEKSMLLGVADSYTVKAAQQQFFAVVRDAADHPVTITKQGKAVAVMMSIERMEALAETMEILADPAGMKAIREHREERGVGSTRLSRAV from the coding sequence GTGGTGCTGTTTTTCAATGAAAAAAGCATGCTTCTGGGGGTGGCTGACTCCTACACTGTAAAAGCCGCCCAGCAGCAGTTTTTCGCGGTGGTGAGGGACGCTGCGGATCATCCTGTGACCATTACCAAGCAGGGAAAGGCGGTGGCCGTGATGATGTCGATCGAGAGGATGGAGGCCCTCGCTGAGACGATGGAGATTCTGGCTGATCCGGCGGGGATGAAGGCGATCCGCGAGCACCGAGAGGAGCGCGGCGTTGGGTCTACGAGGCTTTCCAGAGCCGTTTGA
- a CDS encoding peroxiredoxin — MLTVGTTAPDFALSSKNADGLNLVKLSDHKGKNVVLLFFPMVYTSVCTDEFCSVSKGLSDFAGAEVIGISGDNPFAQEAWAQKEGIKVTLASDYDHKVAQAYGIAYAQFAPQLNLPMGGVPKRSAFIVDKNGVIQYAESHDDPRQLPNFDTIKAKLSELK, encoded by the coding sequence ATGCTTACCGTAGGAACCACCGCGCCCGACTTCGCCCTCTCTTCCAAAAACGCCGACGGCCTCAACTTGGTCAAACTCTCCGACCACAAAGGCAAAAACGTCGTCCTCCTTTTCTTCCCCATGGTTTACACCAGCGTCTGCACCGACGAGTTCTGCTCGGTGTCGAAAGGCTTGTCCGATTTCGCCGGAGCCGAAGTCATCGGCATCAGCGGTGACAACCCCTTCGCGCAGGAAGCCTGGGCGCAAAAAGAAGGCATCAAGGTGACCTTGGCCAGCGACTACGACCACAAAGTCGCGCAGGCCTACGGCATCGCCTACGCGCAATTCGCCCCGCAACTCAATCTCCCTATGGGTGGCGTGCCCAAGCGCTCGGCCTTCATTGTCGATAAAAACGGCGTCATTCAATACGCTGAATCCCACGACGATCCGCGCCAGCTGCCCAACTTCGACACGATCAAAGCGAAGCTGTCCGAGCTGAAATAG